Proteins from a single region of Fundulus heteroclitus isolate FHET01 chromosome 12, MU-UCD_Fhet_4.1, whole genome shotgun sequence:
- the fzd10 gene encoding frizzled-10 translates to MILQWIANTEERMCSAGKLSLLPVVSLLLLLWGKGSSSISSIDPDWSGEGRCQHINIPMCKDIGYNMTRMPNLMGHDNQKEADLKLQEFATLIQFGCHSHLKFFLCSLHAPMCTEQVSNPIPACRVMCEQVKLKCSPILQRFNFPWPDSLDCSRLPTKNDPNNLCMEAPNNGSDEPPKVSHTQPPDFRPQQPLSGQDLHLKDSGSKQTCNPGKFHFVEKSQSCAPKCYPKVDVYWSQGDKQFSLVWMAIWSILCFVSSAFTVLTFLIDPQRFKYPERPIIFLSMSYCVYSVGYLIRLFVGADRIACDRDNGVQYIIQEGLESTGCTIVFLILYYFGMASSLWWVILTLTWFLAAGKKWGHEAIEANSSYFHLAAWAIPAVKTIMILVMRKVAGDELTGVCYVGSMDVKALTGFVLIPLSCYLIIGTSFLLSGFVALFHIRKIMKTEGENTDKLEKLMVRIGVFSVLYTVPATCVIACYFYERLNMDYWRILAEEQKCVDGGGPESDECVMKASIPAVEIFMVKIFMLLVVGITSGMWIWTSKTLQSWQNVFSRKLRKRTTRKTASVFTSSRPYIKPHPSLKGHNTKYEPTRPPPTCV, encoded by the exons ATGATATTGCAGTGGATTGCTAA caCAGAAGAGAGGATGTGTTCAGCCGGGAAACTGAGCCTGCTCCCAGTGGTCtcgcttctgctgctgctgtggggcAAGggcagctcctccatcagctcTATAGATCCTGACTGGTCGGGAGAGGGGAGATGTCAGCACATCAACATCCCAATGTGCAAGGACATTGGCTACAACATGACTCGGATGCCGAACCTCATGGGCCATGACAACCAGAAAGAGGCTGACCTGAAGCTGCAGGAGTTTGCGACGCTCATCCAGTTTGGATGCCACAGTCACCTCAAGTTCTTCCTTTGCTCGCTGCATGCTCCCATGTGCACGGAGCAGGTGTCGAACCCCATCCCGGCGTGCAGGGTCATGTGCGAGCAGGTCAAGCTGAAGTGCTCCCCGATTCTGCAGAGATTTAATTTCCCCTGGCCCGACTCTTTGGACTGTTCGCGTCTTCCGACCAAAAACGACCCAAACAACCTGTGCATGGAAGCGCCCAACAACGGCTCCGACGAGCCCCCCAAGGTGTCCCACACTCAGCCTCCAGACTTCCGGCCGCAGCAACCTCTGAGTGGGCAGGACCTGCACCTTAAGGACAGCGGCAGCAAACAGACGTGCAATCCGGGCAAGTTCCACTTTGTGGAAAAAAGTCAGTCCTGTGCCCCGAAGTGCTACCCCAAAGTGGACGTATACTGGAGCCAGGGAGACAAGCAGTTCTCCCTGGTGTGGATGGCCATCTGGTCTATCCTCTGCTTCGTCTCCAGTGCCTTTACTGTACTCACGTTCCTCATTGACCCGCAGAGATTCAAGTACCCAGAAAGGCCAATCATCTTCCTCTCCATGTCCTACTGTGTTTATTCTGTGGGCTACCTAATTCGGCTTTTTGTGGGAGCTGACCGAATAGCCTGTGACAGAGACAACGGGGTGCAGTATATCATTCAGGAGGGTCTGGAGAGCACCGGGTGCACCATTGTCTTCCTCATCCTGTATTATTTTGGCATGGCCAGCTCCCTCTGGTGggttatcctaaccctaacctggTTCCTGGCGGCAGGCAAGAAGTGGGGCCACGAGGCCATCGAGGCCAACAGCAGCTACTTCCACCTGGCGGCCTGGGCCATCCCGGCCGTGAAGACCATCATGATACTGGTGATGAGGAAGGTGGCCGGCGACGAGCTGACGGGCGTCTGCTACGTGGGCAGCATGGATGTCAAAGCTCTCACGGGCTTTGTGCTCATCCCTCTCTCCTGCTACCTCATCATCGGCACCTCGTTCCTGCTGTCTGGATTCGTGGCCCTCTTCCACATCAGGAAGATTATGAAAACCGAGGGGGAGAACACGGACAAGCTCGAGAAGCTGATGGTGCGCATCGGCGTTTTCTCCGTCCTCTACACCGTCCCGGCCACCTGCGTCATCGCCTGCTATTTCTACGAGAGACTCAACATGGACTATTGGCGTATCCTCGCCGAGGAGCAGAAGTGCGTGGACGGCGGCGGGCCGGAGTCGGACGAGTGCGTCATGAAGGCCTCGATCCCCGCCGTGGAGATCTTCATGGTCAAGATCTTCATGCTGCTGGTGGTGGGCATCACGAGCGGCATGTGGATCTGGACCTCCAAGACGCTGCAGTCGTGGCAGAACGTGTTCAGCAGGAAGCTGAGGAAGAGGACAACGAGGAAGACGGCCAGCGTCTTCACCAGTAGCAGGCCTTACATCAAGCCTCACCCATCCCTCAAAGGCCACAACACCAAGTATGAGCCGACGCGGCCGCCCCCGACATGTGTGTGA